CTCAGTTAGCAAGTTTTCGAAACAAGGATGGGGTGATCCTTTTCCCCAAGGAACTCATTATCCGAATAGTAGACCTTTCAATATCTCATACCAGAGCTCTTTTCGCCAAAAATCTTTCGGGTACGTTGTTTCAAGAAATGATCATTCAAGAAGTTAATCCTGAAGGTTTTGCGGAACAATTCTTCTCATATATGTTCGACAAGGATGCGGTAGTAGCTTTGACGAATACTACGGACAATTCCACAAAAGAAGTGGTAGTAAAGAAAAAATAAGTCCCATCAAGCGGCTAATATCCCATATACTTTGCCTTTTTCCGCATAACCGCAGGTGTGAGTTGTGGGGACGGGGATGTTTTTAGGGAAGGAGGATATGGGGGGGATAGTATCGCCCCTAAGTGAGATCATTCTTAATCCCTGGTTGCATACTTAACGTCTTTCATCGCCCTGAAAAGGATAATAGGCTCAGCCAGATCTTTGAGCATGATGTCCACCGGTGTTTGCAGGTCGGTTTCCATTTTTTGTTGAAGGCGCAGCAGGACTTCAACGGACACCGGCGAATCGATCATCAGATCAATATCATGAAACCGTTCTCCACGGGCAAGGGACCCAAACACACCGATTTGGTCCAGCCCGTACTGATCGAAAATTCGTTCTTTTCGGAAATAGGTTTGTAAAGAATTGAAATCTTTTATTTCCACTGTGTGAAAGTAAGGTTTTGCGACCTAATTAAAGGGGACAATAGTAGCGCCAGCGTAATTCATCCTGAATACCATCCGTGTTTGGATGGGGTGTCCATGAAAAAACGGTGGGGTCCAAAGGCCGGACGTTTTATCTAATTGCTTCAACACCTTTTGATCATAGCTATCCTTGACGCTCTGAAGGACATGGACGTCGTTTACACTGCCGTCCGTGCCAATTACGAATGAAACGGCGAAAACCTTGCCCCGGTAGCTGGCGGAGCTGCCTAGCGCTGCGCCAATGATCGGGTGGAGATCTTCAGACTTAAGCCGCGGCGCAAACCACCGGTTGGCGGTGAAAACGGGTTCGCTTTTAAAGATGCCGTCCTGAATCAGATGTGTGGAATCGCGACAGAATAATTGTTCGTCCCGGAACGTAACCACCTGGATACCCGGTTGAACCAGTACCAGGTCGGCATCCGTGAGTTCTTCTACCGTATAGGTGACGGATCCCATTTTTAGCTGGTTCCCTTCCAGGGACCAGTCCTGGGAATGTTCGTTCCATCGGGGGTCAAAGCTGACGTAGGAAGTACGCGGTTCAAACGTATACCGGATGTACGCGCTGTTGTTCCCAACGATACTGTCTGGCAAGGACATCGAAGAGACGCAGATCCAGGATTTGAGGAGTTTACTCTTTTCCTGCGCTTTGGCGTGAAGGGTCCACAGGAATATGGTGCAAAGGAGGAGCAATAAGGTGTTTGATTTCATGGATTCGAATATACGACAACCGCCTCCAAAAACCCCGTCACCAGCGGCTGCGGCCGCTCCTTCGTAGAACTGGCCTGCGGCACAAACAACGTCCCCATAAAGAACGGATGCCCATCCAGCTCCAGGATGCGCACCTCGCCGTCCGCATCGGTGCCGGTAATCCGAAACCCGGACGCATCGAGGGCGGCAGCGTATTCGGGGTTGAGCCCGAAGTTGCAATAGTAGTTTGCGGTAAAAGACGCGCCGACGAGTGCAAACGCGCGGGAACCGGGAAGAACGGAAACGTCTAACCGCTGTCCGACCAGCGAGCAGGATAAAGGCGTAATGACGAGCCGCGAGGCATACGGATCGGTCTCCGCGTGGGTAGCGTCAGCGACCTTGAGCACCGACCGCGCGTATTCGATGATCATGTGCTGGAACCCTCCGCAGGTGCCGAGCGTAGGCACCAGGTGAAGCCGGGCGAAACGGATGACCTCCAGGACGTTTTCCATGGAGGCGTAGGGGCTGCCGGGGGCGATGAGGAAGCCCTGGTAGTCGTCGGGGTTGAATCCGTGGTGGATTGTGGTTGTATGGACCCACGAAAAGTCGAGGTCAGCGCCTAGGAAATCGATGGAGTGTTGAAGTGCGGAGTTTGTGGCCACGTGGGTGGCATTTTCCTTCCGGAAGTCACCGATAATTGCTAGCTTCATTGTTCGAAAGTACGATTT
This sequence is a window from Dinghuibacter silviterrae. Protein-coding genes within it:
- a CDS encoding energy transducer TonB, whose amino-acid sequence is MKSNTLLLLLCTIFLWTLHAKAQEKSKLLKSWICVSSMSLPDSIVGNNSAYIRYTFEPRTSYVSFDPRWNEHSQDWSLEGNQLKMGSVTYTVEELTDADLVLVQPGIQVVTFRDEQLFCRDSTHLIQDGIFKSEPVFTANRWFAPRLKSEDLHPIIGAALGSSASYRGKVFAVSFVIGTDGSVNDVHVLQSVKDSYDQKVLKQLDKTSGLWTPPFFHGHPIQTRMVFRMNYAGATIVPFN
- a CDS encoding CTP synthase C-terminal region-related (seleno)protein, yielding MKLAIIGDFRKENATHVATNSALQHSIDFLGADLDFSWVHTTTIHHGFNPDDYQGFLIAPGSPYASMENVLEVIRFARLHLVPTLGTCGGFQHMIIEYARSVLKVADATHAETDPYASRLVITPLSCSLVGQRLDVSVLPGSRAFALVGASFTANYYCNFGLNPEYAAALDASGFRITGTDADGEVRILELDGHPFFMGTLFVPQASSTKERPQPLVTGFLEAVVVYSNP
- a CDS encoding nucleotidyltransferase family protein codes for the protein MEIKDFNSLQTYFRKERIFDQYGLDQIGVFGSLARGERFHDIDLMIDSPVSVEVLLRLQQKMETDLQTPVDIMLKDLAEPIILFRAMKDVKYATRD